Proteins encoded by one window of Mustela erminea isolate mMusErm1 chromosome 5, mMusErm1.Pri, whole genome shotgun sequence:
- the DUOX2 gene encoding dual oxidase 2 isoform X3, with protein sequence MAPRTPGATRCGASPGGSWRRGPTPPSPGTRKAPCSCGLRPTRPPDSAGPGGCTALGLLWFRYHNLCAQRLAREHPQWGDEELFQHARKRVIATYQNIALYEWLPSFLQKTPPGYTGYRSFLDPSISPEFLAASEQFFSTMVPPGVYIRNASCHFQMVLNEGFGHSPALRVCNSYWRRENASLNSAQAVDQLLLGMASQISELEDRIVVEDLRDYWPGPGKFSRTDYVASSIQRGRDMGLPSYTQALMALGLDTPQNWSHINPSVDPQVLEATAALYNQDLSRLELLPGGLLESHGDPGPLFSTIVLDQFVRLRDGDRYWFENTGNGLFSKEEIAEIRNTTLWDVLVAVTNVDPSALQPNVFIWQDGAPCPQPRQLTTQGLPHCVPLTILDYFEGSGPGFGITIVALCCLPLVSLLISGVVAHFRSRECKRLQKKGKESVKKETAKDGVPAMEWPGPREKSYPITIQLLPDRRLQVLDRRLSVLRTVQLRSPQQVNLILSGDHGRRTLLLKIPKEYDLVLLFNSDEERGTFVKHLRDFCAQWALGLDVAEMREKELFRRAVTKQQRGRILEIFFRHLFAQVLDIDQADAGTLPLDSSQKVREALTCELSRAEFAESLGLKPQDMFVESMFSLADKDGNGYLSFREFLDILVVFMKGSPEDKSRLMFTMYDLDANGFLSKDEFFTMMRSFIEISNNCLSKAQLTEVVESMFRESGFQDKEELTWEDFHFMLRDHDSELRRTQLCVRGGGVGDIFKPNISCRVSFITRTPGERSCSQKRELPPSEASELRGPGLKKRFGKNCRVAGSTPRLYTEALKEKMQRGLLAQKLRQYKRFVENYRRHIVCVAVFSAICAGLFAERAYYYAFASPPSGIAETTFVGIILSRGTAASISFMFSYILLTMCRNLITFLRETFLHRYVPFDAAVDFHRWIAMAAVVLAILHSAGHAVNVFIFSVSPLSLLACMFPNVFVNDGSQLPQKFYWWFFQTVPGMTGVLLLLVLAIMYVFASHHFRRRSFRGFWLTHHLYILLYVLIIIHGSFGLIQLPRFHIYFLVPALIYVGDKLVSLSRKKVEIGVVKAELLPSGVTHLQFQRPQGFEYKSGQWVRIACLALGTTEYHPFTLTSAPHEDTLSLHIRAAGPWTTRLREIYSPPTGDGCTKYPKLYLDGPFGEGHQEWHKFEVSVLVGGGIGVTPFASILKDLVFKSSLGSQMLCKKIYFIWVTRTQRQFEWLADIIREVEENDCQDLVSVHIYITQLAEKFDLRTTMLYICERHFQKVLNRSLFTGLRSITHFGRPPFEPFFKSLQEVHPQVPKIGVFSCGPPGMTKNVEKACQLINRQDQAHFVHHYENF encoded by the exons ATGGCTCCTCGCACTCCTGGAGCGACGCGCTGCGGAGCTTCTCCGGGGGGCAGCTGGCGTCGGGGCCCGACCCCGCCTTCCCCCGGGACGCGCAAAGCCCCCTGCTCATGTGGACTGCGCCCGACCCGGCCACCGGACAGCGCGGGCCCCGGGGGCTGTACG GCGCTGGGCCTGCTGTGGTTCCGCTACCACAACCTGTGCGCGCAGCGGCTGGCCCGCGAGCACCCGCAGTGGGGGGACGAGGAGCTGTTCCAGCACGCGCGCAAGAGGGTCATCGCCACCTACCAG AACATAGCTCTGTATGAGTGGCTGCCCAGCTTCCTGCAGAAAACACCCCCAGGATATACAG GGTATCGTTCCTTCTTGGATCCCAGCATCTCCCCAGAGTTCCTGGCAGCATCTGAGCAGTTCTTCTCCACCATGGTGCCTCCTGGCGTCTACATAAG AAATGCCAGCTGTCATTTCCAGATGGTCCTGAATGAGGGTTTTGGCCACTCCCCAGCTCTCAGGGTCTGCAACAGCTACTGGCGTCGGGAG aatgccagCCTGAACAGTGCCCAAGCCGTGGATCAGCTGCTACTGGGAATGGCCTCCCAGATTTCAGAGCTGGAGGACAGGATAGTGGTTGAAGATCTGAGGG ACTACTGGCCTGGTCCTGGCAAGTTCTCCCGCACAGACTACGTGGCCAGCAGTATCCAACGTGGCCGAGATATGGGATTGCCCAGCTATACCCAAGCCCTGATGGCTTTGGGGTTGGATACCCCACAGAACTGGAGTCACATCAACCCCAGTGTAGACCCCCAG GTGCTGGAGGCCACAGCTGCCCTGTACAACCAGGACCTGTCCCGGCTGGAGCTGCTCCCTGGGGGGCTCCTGGAGAGCCATGGGGACCCTGGGCCCCTCTTCAGCACCATTGTCCTCGACCAGTTTGTGCGGCTGCGGGATGGCGACCGTTACTGGTTTGAGAACACCGGGAATGG gctgttctccaaagaggaaaTCGCAGAAATCAGAAACACCACCCTTTGGGATGTGCTGGTGGCTGTTACCAACGTGGACCCCAGTGCCCTGCAGCCCAACGTCTTTATCTGGCAGGACG GTGCCCCCTGCCCTCAGCCTCGGCAACTCACAACCCAAGGCCTGCCCCATTGTGTGCCCCTGACCATACTGGACTACTTCGAGGGCAGTGGTCCTGGGTTTGGCATTACCATTGTGGCTCTCTGCTGTCTTCCGCTAG TGAGTCTGCTTATCTCTGGTGTGGTGGCCCATTTCCGGAGCCGAGAGTGCAAGAGGCTAcagaagaaaggcaaagagagtGTGAAGAAAGAAACAGCCAAAGATGGTGTGCCAG CGATGGAGTGGCCGGGCCCCAGGGAGAAGAGCTATCCCATCACCATCCAGCTGCTCCCAGACAGGCGCCTGCAGGTCCTGGACAGGCGGCTCTCTGTGCTTCGCACGGTCCAGTTGCGGTCCCCGCAGCAGGTCAACCTCATCCTTTCCGGCGACCACGGACGTCGCACCCTACTGCTCAAGATCCCCAAGGAGTATGACTTG GTGCTGCTGTTTAACTCTGACGAGGAGCGGGGCACCTTCGTGAAGCACCTGCGGGACTTCTGTGCGCAGTGGGCTCTAGGCCTTGACGTGGctgagatgagagagaaagagttgttCAGGAGGGCTGTGACCAAGCAGCAGCGGGGCCGCATCCTGGAGATCTTCTTCAGACACCTGTTTGCCCAG GTGCTGGACATTGACCAGGCAGATGCAGGGACCCTGCCCCTGGACTCATCCCAGAAAGTACGGGAGGCCCTGACTTGCGAGCTGAGCAGAGCTGAGTTTGCCGAGTCCCTGGGCCTCAAGCCCCAGGACATGTTTGTGGAGTCCATGTTCTCCCTGGCCGACAAAGATGGCAATGGCTACCTGTCCTTCCGGGAGTTTCTGGACATCCTGGTGGTCTTCATGAAAG GCTCTCCAGAGGACAAGTCCCGCCTGATGTTCACCATGTATGACCTTGACGCAAATGGCTTCCTCTCCAAGGATGAGTTCTTCACCATGATGCG GTCCTTCATTGAGATCTCCAACAACTGCCTATCCAAGGCCCAGCTGACAGAGGTGGTGGAGTCCATGTTCCGGGAGTCTGGCTTCCAGGATAAGGAGGAGCTGACGTGGGAGGACTTCCATTTCATGCTGCGGGACCATGACAGCGAGCTCCGCCGCACGCAGCTCTGTGTCAGAGGTGGAG GCGTTGGTGACATCTTTAAACCAAACATCAGCTGTCGCGTCTCATTCATCACTCGGACTCCTGGGGAACG CTCCTGCTCCCAGAAACGGGAACTCCCTCCCTCAGAAGCCTCAGAGCTCAGAGGCCCTGGGCTGAAGAAGAGGTTTGGCAAAAA CTGCAGGGTGGCAGGGTCCACTCCCCGGCTGTACACGGAGGCGCTGAAGGAGAAGATGCAGAGGGGCCTCCTGGCCCAGAAGCTTCGGCAGTACAAGCGCTTCGTGGAAAACTATCGGCGGCACATCGTGTGTGTGGCGGTCTTCTCAGCCATCTGTGCGGGCCTGTTTGCAGAGCGCGCTTACT ATTACGCCTTTGCCTCGCCGCCCTCAGGCATTGCGGAGACCACCTTTGTGGGCATCATCCTTTCCCGGGGCACAGCCGCCAGCATCTCCTTCATGTTCTCTTACATCCTGCTCACCATGTGCCGCAACCTCATCACCTTCCTGCGAGAGACCTTCCTCCACCGCTATGTGCCCTTTGACGCCGCCGTGGACTTCCACCGCTGGATTGCCATGGCTGCTGTTGTCCTGGCCA TTTTGCACAGTGCTGGCCACGCGGTCAATGTCTTCATCTTCTCAGTCAGTCCCCTCAGCCTGCTGGCCTGCATGTTTCCCAACGTATTTGTGAACGATGG GTCCCAGCTTCCCCAAAAGTTCTACTGGTGGTTCTTCCAGACGGTCCCAG GTATGACGGGGGTGCTGCTGCTCCTGGTCCTGGCCATCATGTATGTCTTTGCCTCCCACCACTTCCGGCGCCGCAGCTTCCGGGGCTTCTGGCTGACCCACCACCTCTATATCCTGCTCTACGTGCTG ATCATTATCCATGGCAGCTTTGGCCTGATCCAGCTGCCCCGTTTCCATATCTACTTCCTGGTCCCGGCACTGATCTATGTGGGAGACAAGCTGGTGAGCCTGAGCAGGAAAAAGGTGGAGATCGGCGTCGTGAAGGCAGAGCTGCTGCCTTCAG GAGTAACCCACCTGCAGTTCCAGAGGCCCCAAGGCTTTGAGTACAAGTCAGGACAGTGGGTGCGGATTGCCTGTCTGGCTCTGGGGACCACTGAGTACCACCCCTTCACATTGACTTCTGCACCCCACGAGGACACGCTCAGCCTGCACATCCGGGCAGCAGGACCCTGGACCACTCGGCTCAGGGAGATCTACTCACCTCCAACAGGAGATGGCTGCACCAAATACCCAAAG CTGTACCTCGATGGGCCATTTGGAGAGGGCCACCAGGAATGGCATAAGTTTGAGGTGTCAGTACTGGTGGGAGGGGGCATTGGGGTCACCCCCTTTGCCTCCATCCTCAAAGACCTGGTCTTCAAGTCATCCTTGGGCAGTCAAATGCTCTGTAAAAAG ATCTACTTCATCTGGGTGACACGAACCCAGCGGCAGTTTGAGTGGCTGGCTGACATCATCCGGGAGGTGGAGGAGAATGACTGCCAGGACCTGGTGTCCGTGCACATCTACATCACCCAGCTGGCCGAGAAGTTTGACCTCAGGACCACCATGCTG TACATCTGTGAGCGACACTTCCAGAAGGTGCTGAACCGGAGTCTGTTCACGGGCCTGCGCTCCATCACCCACTTCGGCCGCCCCCCATTCGAGCCCTTCTTTAAGTCCCTGCAGGAGGTCCACCCTCAG GTACCAAAGATTGGAGTGTTCAGCTGTGGCCCTCCAGGAATGACCAAGAATGTAGAGAAGGCCTGTCAGCTCATCAACAGGCAGGACCAGGCCCATTTCGTGCACCACTATGAGAACTTCTGA